Genomic DNA from Bryobacter aggregatus MPL3:
GAAAACGTGCGCCGCGGCGAAATTGTCGACGATTTGCGCGAATTTATCGGTCCCATGACGCCATTCCTCGAGATCGGGGCAAACGCGGGGCACTCCAGCTACATGCTGGCGAATCAGTATGGAGCCGAGGGCTTTGCGCTCGATATCTCGGAAGATTCGCTACGCTACGGCATTGCCTTACGGGAGCGCTGGCAGCTCGAAAAGTCTCCGATGCTGGTGGCTGGCGACGCGCTCCATCTCCCCTTCAAAGACAACTCGCTCCGGATGGTGGTGGCCTTTCAGATGCTGTCGCAGTTTATGGACATCGAGAGCGTGTTTCTCGAAGTGAAGCGCGTGCTCCAGCCAGGCGGCATCTTCTTCTTCGCCGAGGAGCCCATGCGCCGCCTGCTGACGGCGAGGCTCTACCGATGCCCCTACTACGACACGATGAAGCCCTGGGAGCGCAAGCTCTCCGATTGGGGGCTGCTTGGATTTCTGGTGAAGGACGTAATCGGAGCGCACCAGGAAGAATCCTTTGGCATCCGGCAGAATCACCGCATGGATCTTGGCGACTGGCATCGCCTGATCAAGAAGCATTTTGACGACCAGCGTTATAAGCTCTTTGTCCCTGAGCACGGCTGGGCCGAGACCTTGGTCAAGAAAATTGCGATCCAATTAGACCCGAATAAATCGGAATGGCGGGCTGCGCGTCTGATGGGCGGCACGCTGGGAGCCATCTGCCGTAAGGCTGGCGAGGCGCCGGTGCAAACAGGTCCCGTGCAGTATGACAAGTTGCTGCGTTGTCCGGACTGCGGTGGCGATATGGCGAGGAATGAAAGCCATGCGATTTGCTGCTCCTCCTGTAGTTACGAAGCGCCCTGGAAGGACGGCGTCTACAACCTGTTGCCGTCACATGACAAGCGCGAGTTGTATCCTGGCGAGCGCAACGACATCATCGATTTCTCCTTGCCTTCGCACGAAAAGCATCTTGGCCATGGCTGGTATGACATCGAAGGCGTTTATGGCAACAAGTTCCGCTGGATTGGTGCGCGTGCCTCCGCTTGGCTTGAGAATGTGAAGGGCGGAGAACAGCGGCTGCGCTTGCGCGGCTTCGCGCCCGAGCCCATCTTCCAGGCGAGTCCACGGCCTGTAGTTGAAGTCTTCGTGAACGGGTTGCCGCTGAAGGCTTGGCCGCTCGATCGGAATGGCTTGTTTGCGCTCGAGACGAATCTGCCTGCCGCGCCGCGTTACGAGTTGGAGATTCGGGTGAGCCCGGTCTGGCGTGCGCCGAACGACACGCGAGAGCTGAGCGTAAACTTCGGCATGTTGCGGCTGATTCCTTTCGAAGCCTGAGCCCTCAGCGCGGCGGTCCCTGTCTTTCCACCCGGGCGCGGAGTGCGGCCCAGCGCCGCTGCCACACGCCACCTTCTCGCATGCGCCGGGCCCAACGTGCCCGCCACCAGCGGACCGCAGGCATACGCCGCCAGATCTCATAAGCCGCATCGCGCAGGGCCATCACCTTGTCGTGAACCCAGCGGCACCAGCCAATCGAGAGCAGTGCTTTTTTCGTCAGTTGAAAAATACGTGCCACCAAGGCCGTGCCAATGATCTTTGCAGCGAAGAGAGTTGCCAGCGCCAGCATCTTCTTGTCCTCTGCCAGCCAATAGACGGCGAGGATCTTCATTGGCAACAGAATCAGGGTGGGGATTCCAAACAGGGCCAGGGCGCCGTAAGGGGGCAAGCCGCGCACCCAGGCCTCAATAGCCCGCAGAAACGGCAATTCGCCCAGAAGGGCGAAGATTGCCGACAGACGCCATTGGATTTCTTCGTAGGCGATTACGACAGACAACACCGCCAGCAGAATCCAACGGCTGCTCCGGCGTAGCCAGCGTTTCACAAACTTAGATTTCCTTGTCGAGCCGTTTCGTGGAGTCGATCCCCAGCCAGCAGAGAGCACCGAGGAAGTAGGCGGCGGCTGAAATGTAGAAGGTGACGGTGAAATCGTTGCCGGTTGCCTCGAGCACGTTGCCGATCACTACTGGAGCGATGCCGCCTGCGAAGTTGCCCATCATATTCATGCTACCGGACAGAGTACCGGCGAACTTGCCGCCAACGTCCATGCAGGTATTCCAGGCAGGAGGCATCACCAGGTCGTTGCAAAAGCTGGCCATGGCGATCACGCCGACGATGATCAGGGGCTCACGCAACTGCATCGCGATCAGAAGCAGAATACCGGCCATGGTCATGCCACCTACGGCAACGATCTTGCGGGCGCGGCGGATGTCGTTCAGGTAGGCGCCCAGTTTGGGCGTAACGAAGCCACTGACCAGGCAGCCGATGCCGCCGAGGAAGAGCGGCATGCCACTGAGGAGTGCGCCCCCGGCCTTCAGGTCGTATTTCAGCGATTCCTTCAGGTAGGTGGGGAACCAGGTGATGTAGAAATACCATCCGTACGAAAGCAGAAAGTATTGGGTCCAGAGTAGCCAGGTGCTACGCGAGGTGGCAAAGCGTCCCCAAGGCGTTTCGCCGTGCTCCTCGGCCATCTTCAGACTGTCGCCGATGACGGCGATCTCAGCGGCGTTGACGTCTTTATGTTCGCGGGGGCTGTTGCGATACCAGAAGTAGAAAACGGCGGTCCACAGGACGCCGAGAGCACCAAAGATCTGGAAGGCGGTTCGCCAGTCGATGGCCCGGAAGAGCGCGGCCATCAACAGCGGCGTGAAGGCGCCACCCCAGCGGGCACTCATCCAGACGATTCCTTGTGCCCGGCTCTTCTCCGGTCCAGGAAGCCAGGTCGAGAACATTTTTGTAATGTTTGGGAAGGCCCCTGCTTCGCCGGCGCCAAATAGGGCTCGGACCACCAGCAGGTAGGTGTAGTTCATCGCCCACCCGGTGGCGGCGGTGAAGAAACTCCACCATAAAACGATTCGGGACAGGACGCTCCGAGCACCCCATTTGTCGCCCATCCAACCGCCCGGAATCTCAAAAAGCGCATAGGCCCAGGCGAATACGGCGAGGACCCACCCGAACTGGGCGGGTGTGAGGTTCAAGTCCTCGCGCATGGCGGGACCGGCGAAAGAAATCGATACGCGGTCGATGTAAGTGATGATCGAGAGTACTACCGCGAATACAATGACCCAATGTCTGGTTCGGCTTGCCTGCATAGACTTTGCCGAGACTATCACATCAGTCTTTAAGGCTTGTCCGAATCCAGTCGAGATAACGCTCAAGTCCATGAACGATGGGCACTGCAATGCCTTCCGGGGTGTCATAAGGATGCAATCCGGAAAGTGCAGCGAGGGCCTGATTCTGCTTGTCGCGGTCGGTTTTCATGATGAGGAGAACCTCTGAGGATTCCTCTAATTTGCCATCCCAGTGGTAGAGGCTTTCAACATTCGGAACAAGACTCACACAAGCGACCAAATGTTTCTCCAAAAGGGTGCGGGCAATGCTTTTTGCAACCTCGAGATTGGGAGCCGTAGAAAATAGAAGACGATATTGGAAATCCTCGACAAACTTCATTGCCTTATCCTTCCACACGGTTTATAACCAAGAGTAGCCCTTGAATTCGATGTTTGAATCAGCCCTCATCCGACGCGCAGGAATCACCCTTGGTTTGTTAACTGCTGGGGTGTACGTAGTGGTGGCACTACTCGGTCCGAATGGTGTTGCGGCCTTGCGCCAACAGCGTCACGACCTTCAACTTCTCGAAACCCGCAATGCGAATCTGGCCCGGGAGCGTGACGAACTTCGTTATCGCGTCACGGCTCTGGAGAAAGACGCGCAAACCCAGGAACTCGAAGCTCGCCGGCAGCTTGGGAAAGCGAAAAAAGGCGAGTTCATTATCAAAGTCGATCCGCCAAAGCAGCAATAAGGGATGACCAGACGCGCGCTCGCCTCGCTTCTGGTTCCTCCCCTCGTCGCCGCGCCCACAGTCCCCAAGCTCAATCACTTCTACGCGACTCTCGATGCTGCGTCGTATCGCGCCATTGAGAATTCGCAGTTCCTGCAGGAACACTTTGCCCCCTTTGAGCGGCGCACCACGGTTCGCAACGACGGTAGCTACACCGGCCTCTATTTTTATGGGGCGGAGACCTACTTTGAGTTTTTTGAAGAATACAAGGGCAATCGAAAGCCAGGAGATGCCGGTCTGGCGCTTGGCATTGAAGCTGAAGGTGGCTCCCAGGCACTTCGGGCGCAGTGGCAGAGCTTAGGCCCCAGTCTGGTGTCGACGGTGACGCGGCAGATGGAGGGGCAGGCGATCGATTGGTTCGACATGGTGAGCTTTGAGGGCGATACCCGGGAGCGCTCCGTTGTTCCTGGTCTGCGCTTGTTCTCGATGGAGTACAAGGCCAGTTTTCTGAAGCGCTGGCATCCGGAGGCCGCCGGGAGCATCCGCCAGTCCGAGATTCTAGCTGCGTATTGCGCCAAGCTGGGACTAGCCGAAACAAGAAAGAACGGCATGCTGAAGGACGTTGCGATGGTCGAGGTCGCCAATCCTGTAGACGGCATCACTCTCCGGGCGCAACAACTGGTTGCTGCGGGTTGGGCTGCCAAAGGCGGAAGCTGCCATGGTCCCAATGCGGTGATTCGTTTTCATGCTGCGGCGCGGTCCCGTGGCATTACGCGGGTGGAATTCACGCTGCAGGGGAATCCGAGGGCAGCGACGCATCGCTTCGGGAAAACTGTGTTGGTGATCCAGCCGAAGCGGGCGATCTGGACATTCCGGCCTTGACGTAGCCTCGCGCCATGCGATATCAACAAGCGGTGTACCGTATCTTTGCTCTCCTCGCACTCAGTTTCAGCCTGGCCGCTGAAACTCCTGAAGAAACGATCAAAGCCGCTGATGTGGCCTGGTCCAAGGCCGTCATCCAGCGTGACTACGCCGCGCTCAATAAGATCTATAGCGCCGACCTGCTCTATGCGCATTCCACCGGGAATATTGAAACCCGGGAGGAATACATCGAACGTCTCAAAGGCGGCAAGCAGCGCTACGACAAAATGACTTTCGAGAAGACACGCGTGATGTTGCATGGCAACACCGCGCTCACCCACTCGATTGTCCGCTTTGAAGGCAAGAACGATTCCGGGGCCTTCAACGACCACCTGATGATGATGCATTTCTGGGTGAAGAACGGCAAGAACTGGGTGCTGCAGGCGCACCAGACGACGCGAATCCCCTAGACCGCAGCGGAACGCGGCGGTGGGGCAGTATGCTAGCTCTCAGAGAACAATTGCAGTGATGACCCACCCCGAAGTTCCCTTGATTGACGAGATTCATCAGGTTTTTATCCGTTCCGCCGTGGCCCGTCTGCGCCAGCAGGAATCACGCATTGAGGATTGCCTGGCGAAATTAACGGACGACCAGATCTGGTCGCGCGGGAATGAGAACTCAAATTCGATTGGCAACATGATTCTCCATCTGGTGGGAAATCTTGGCCAATGGGTTCTGCATGGGATCGGGGGGCAAGCCGATATCCGGCAACGTGAGGAAGAGTTCGCCGCTCGCTCCGGACCCGGAAAGGTGGAACTGGCGGCCCGTCTTCGCGCTCGCATGGAGGAAGTGGTCGCTGTTCTCGAAGCAATTCCTTCTCACCGCCTCCTCTCCATCGTGGAGCCGCAAGGCTATCGAGTTCCTGTCCTCGAAGTGGTCACGCACGTCACGGAACACTTCTACTACCATGGCGGGCAAATCCTTCTGCTGACCAAGCTCTACCTCGACACAGACCTTGGCTATTACCGGCACTTGTCCCAAGGCAATACAGCACACTCCGAGTCTGTTCCCTAATAGAAATTTCAATTACGGTCGATAAAAAAAGATGCAACACGCGGCGTGTTGGCATATCTTAAAGGCGAGGCCAAGTAAGCCATGCGTTCTCTGTCGACCGTCCTTGCGCTCGGATTGTGTTCCTATGCTGCTCTTTGGGCAGAAACCAATGTTTCCATCGCTCCTCAGCTCACAGTGCTTCTGAGTATTGAGGGGAAAAGCTCTCCCTCCACTCTTGCCGAGTTGAAATCAGAATTGGGCGACATTATGAAGGATACGGGGCGTACGCTCGATGTCCGGTTGCGCCAGGACGCGGCTCCTACCGAAAGCTTTCAGGATGTTGTTCTCGTCAGCCTGAAGGGAACCTGCAAGATGGAGAAATTGCAGGTTTTTAGCGATGAGCGTGGGCCGCTCGCCTGGACCCATTCCACGGATGGAGCGGTTTTGCCCTTTGCCGAAGTTTCCTGCGATCGGATTGCCCGTTCTGTCGCGTCTGAATTGTGGGGCGGCCAGCGCAATCAAGCCGATAAATATCTGGGCCGGGCGCTGGGCCGGGTGTTGGCTCACGAGCTGTACCATATCCTCGGGCAGACACATGAGCATAACCTGGACGGCTCGGTTGCGAAAGAAGCACTCTCTGCGAAGCAGTTGATTTCCGACAAACGGATTGGCTTCGATGTGCGCGACCTCAATCGTATGATCCCCTAGAGGGATGACTGCAGAAATTCCTGCCGGCCTCCGCGCTGGCGACGACAAGCTGCTGCGCTGTTTCTGGTGTGGCGACGATCCCCTGTACCAGCGCTATCACGACACGGAATGGGGCTTTCCGGTTCGTGACGACCGGCGTCTTTTTGAGAAGATCGTCCTCGAAGGTTTCCAGGCAGGCCTGAGCTGGATAACGATTCTGCGAAAACGGGAGACCTTTCGCGCCGCCTTCGCCAATTTCGAGATGCAGCAGGTGGCGCAGTTTGGCCCTGCCGACGTCGAGCGTCTGCTGCAGGATGCGGGAATCATCCGCCATCGGGGCAAGATCGAAGCGGCCATTCACAATGCGTCGCAGGCGATTCGTCTGGTGGAAGAGTTCGGAAGCCTATCCTCTTACTTCTGGGAGTTCCAGCCCCGGCAGGCGGATGCATTGTCCAAAGATCTGAAGAAACGCGGATGGAAGTTTGTTGGACCCACCACCGTTTACGCCTTCATGCAGGCGATGGGTTTGGTGAATGACCATATCGAAGGATGTTATGTGCGAGAAAAAGCACAATTCGGGCGATAAAGTTTTCGGAATGCGGGTCGATTTGTAGGGTAGGAGTTCGAATTTGAGACCCTATAGCCCGGTTCCACCGGTGCGCCCAATTCAGAAAGTTCCACCGGAGCGTCCGGTGAGGCCTCTCCCGAGGAAGCAATCCTAGGCGGGAAAACATCTTCGATTCCTCTTCGTTTCCCAGGGCATCCAAGCAATTGGCGATACTAAGAAGAGAGACAATCGATACACATGAACTGGAAGTTCTTTTGGCGCTTGAACGCTCATGTTCAATTGGCGCCTATCCTCGAGTCCGGCGAAGAAACCCTCATCGGCGGGCAAGCAGTGATGGAAGGCGTCATGATGCGCGCTCCTCATTCCTATTGCGTTTCTGTGCGCAAGGCGAATGGCGAGATCGTGTCGGAAACCGCTCCTCTGGCGAAAGTCAGCGACAAGTACCCCATTTTCAAGCTTCCGGTCTTGCGCGGCTTGGGCACGCTCGGCCAGGCGATGAGTCTGGGCATGAAGGCGTTGAAGTTTTCCGCTGACGTCCAGCTTGCCGACGAAGAAGCGAAGAAACAGCCGCTTGCCTCCAGCGGCGAGGCCAAAGAGAAGAAGCCGACTGAGATTCCGGCTTGGGCCATGGCTGGGCAACTCGCCTTCAGCCTGATCTTCTTTATCGTGCTCTATAAATTTGTTCCGCTCTGGCTGACCGAACAGTTGAAGACACAGTACCCGGTTCTCGAAGGCCGCATCCTGTTCAACCTGGTGGATGGTCTGATCCGCATTGCGATTTTCCTCGCCTTCCTCTATGGCATCTCGCGCGCGAAAGACATCCGGCGCGTGTTCCAGTACCACGGCGCCGAGCACAAGGTGGTTTTCAATTACGAATCCGGCCAGCCGGTGACTGTCGCAAATGCGCAGAGCTTTGTGACCTTCCATCCGCGCTGCGGCACTAGCTTCCTGATCGTGGTGATGCTGATCTCGATGGTGCTGTATATGTTCTTGCCCTTCGATACGATGCTGGGCAAGTTTCTGGCGCGCATCGCGCTCTTGCCGGTGGTCGCCGGACTTTCTTACGAACTGATTCGCTTTGCCGCGAAGAACAAGGGCAGTCTGCTCACGATCCTCGCCGCGCCGGGTCTCTGGCTGCAACGGATTACGACGCAGCCCCCCGATGACGGCCAGGCCGAAATCGCAATTCACGCACTCCAGGGCGCCATGGAACTCGAGAAGTCCCAGGGTGGCCCACTCGTCATCGCATAACTCAAAACCTCAATGGCCATTATTCCAATCGACAAGCTCAATGAAATTGAGCAACATTTTGAACAACTCAATGCCGACATGGCAAATCCGGAAGTCATTGCAGACTCCGAGCGGTATCGAAAAACCACCAAGACGGTGTCGGAACTCGGCGATGTGGTGGAAGTCTTCCGCCGCTACAAGGACCTGAAATCGCGCTTCGACGGCGCGCGCAGCATGTTGTCGGAAACCGACGCCGATCTCGTCGAAATGGCCCGGATGGAGATTGCGGAAGTGGAGCCGGAGATCGCCAAGGCGGAAGAGGAATTGCAACTGCTGCTGGTGCCCAAGGATCCGAATGACTTCAAGGACGTCGTTCTGGAAATCCGTGCCGGCGCTGGTGGCGATGAGGCCAGTCTCTTTGCGGCGGAAGTCTTCCGCATGTATACCCGCTACGCGGAACTCGTGGGCTGGAAGGTGGAAGTGCTGGATGTTTCGGAATCTGGTGCTGGTGGTTATAAGGATGTGTCGGCGATCATCTCGGGCAAGAAAGTCTACTCGGTGATGAAGTACGAGGGCGGCGTGCATCGCGTGCAACGCGTTCCGGCGACGGAAGCCCAGGGCCGCATCCACACTTCGACGATTACGGTGGCTGTGCTGCCCGAAGCCGATGAAGTGGAAGTGCACATTGAACAGAAGGATCTGCGTGTCGATACCTTCTGCTCGTCGGGTCCCGGCGGTCAGAGTGTGAACACGACCTATTCGGCGGTGCGTCTGACCCATATTCCGACCGGCGTTGTGGTTTCGATGCAGGACGAAAAGTCGCAGATCAAGAATCGCGAAAAGGCGATGCGTGTGTTGCGTTCGCGCCTGTACGAGTTGGAGATGGAAAAGCAGAGCGCCGCGCTGAGTTCGGAGCGCAAGTCGATGGTGGGTTCGGGCGATCGCTCGGAGAAGATCCGCACCTACAACTTCAAAGAGAATCGCGTGACCGACCACCGGATTGGCCTCACCATCCACCAACTCGATCAGGTGATGGAAGGCAAGCTCGATCCCTTCATCAGTGCGCTCACCGCTCATTACAACGCTGAGAAGCTGAAGAGTGTCGACTGAGCTGACGATCGGGAAAGCGCTGATGCAGGGCATCGCGCTGCTCACCGAGGAGAAGATCGAGCCACCCCGGCTTACGGCAGAACTCCTGTTGATGCACGCGCTCCGCAAGGAGCGCGTTTTCCTTTTCAGCCATTCGGGCGATCCTTTACCGGAGCTGGCCTGGATCCACTATGGCCGCTACCTGCATGAGCGCATCGCGGGTAAACCGGTACAGTACATCATCGGGAAACAGGAATTCTTCTATCGCGATTTCAAGGTGCGTCCGGGAGTGCTGATTCCGCGGCCGGAGACTGAGCATCTGATTGAACGCATTCTGGCGCTGCCGAAGCCGTTGGGGCGGATTGCCGATGCGGGTTCCGGGTCCGGTGCCATTTGTGTGACTCTTGCGGCGGAACTGCGGCAAGCGGTTGTGGGGATCGACCGTTCCCCGATCGCCTTGGCGGTGACCCAAGAGAATGCGGCGACGCATCGGGCAAATGTGCCGTTGGTACAAAGCGATTGGCTCAGCGCGATTGCACCGGCTTCGCTCGACATTCTTGTTTCCAATCCACCCTACATCGCAGAAACAGACAAGCCGACGCTGCAGCGCGAGGTGCGTGATCATGAGCCGGAACTCGCGCTGTTTGCTGGGGCCGATGGTCAGGACGCGTACCGGATTCTTGAGCGGCAATCGAGGAAAGTCTTGAAGCCGAAGGGCCGGATTGTCCTTGAGATCGGCTCGATCACGACCCGTGAGATCTTTGCCGATTGGTCCGCGATTGAAATCCAGAATGATCTGGCCGGGCGGCCGTGTTTGCTGACGGCGATCCGGCCTTAGCGCCTGAGTGCTGGAATCGACAGGGAGAGGGGATTGCGTTGACCGCCCTCAGGCGCTGACGGTGACCAGATTGTTCAGGAAGGCCTGATCTTGAACGAAGTAGACGCTCGGAGCGGTTTTACTGACCGGGCGCACCACCTTCATTGCGTGGTAGACCACTCCCGAGGGAGGCAGTTCTCCAGCGACGATGTGCTTGCGGTACCAGGCTTCAAAAGCCTTCTTGTCTGTGCTGGCCGCTGCAATGGTGTAGACCAACGAGTTCTTGGTTTCTCGTACGCCGAAGCCAACTTTTGCATCGATGGAGATGTGGTAGAAATCTTTGCGCTTCGCCTTTGTCCAGGCATCGAGATCTGGAACAAAGGCGGGAGAGAAGTGCCCATAACTGTCAAATAGAGTGGGCGCGCTCAGACTCTGGGCGCCAAAGAACTCGAGGAAAGCCTCCATCGTGTCCTTTGAGATGCCCATATTGCAAGCACGGATGGCGAGATGTTTGAGCTGGATCTCCTGTACCTGAGTCCTCTTTGCCCGGAGTGCGGCAACCTGCGCTTCGGTCATCCGGGTGAGTGTTGCCAGATCGGCATTGGTCCGGATCGGAGTGCGGATCGTCGTTCCTCCTTCGATGGTGATGTTCCGATTGCGATCGGCAGCGAGCGCAACCATCAGATCCCGTTCTGCTCCGGAACTTGCTCCCTCGCGGAGAGGGAGCGCGAGTCCATTGCCATCGCCGTGGCTCACAATGAGGACTTCCCGATCCTTTGCCGCGATGATCTGGTCGAGGATCGAATCGAGCGTCATTTTCTCAAGGAGAACGACCTTCTTAACGTTCATTTGTTTCGATTTACTGATGGGCTCCACTGGATTGCTGGCGTACCAAGGAGGGGCAAAGGGATGACCTTTGTCGCCTCCCTGGACGATGGCGAGCCCAAACAGCGGGAGTCTCCCGCGGCCCTGAATCCGGTAAGGAAGCCCTCGCTCCCAATGGCTTGCTGCTTCCCAGGCTTCGGCTTCCAGTTCCGCAACGGTGTTGTGGCCCGGACGCCGGAGTTGTTCGAGATGTGCCGCTTCATGGAGCAGGAGCCGCAGCAGGGAACTCCGCGGGAGGCGGAGCGCCGCACTGTGAATCAGAATGGTTTCCGCGTCATCTGCTTGTGCCAGCGCCAGCTTCGGCTGGAGGGTGGCGTCGATTTCCGGGCCCGTTCGGAGGATAGTGTGCATGGTGATCTTTCGAAAGCTGCTGATCGGAGATTCCGCGACCCAGCGCCTCGTTACCGAGCCGTACAATGAAAGTTCTCAGGTTCCTTTGCAGTGAAAACCATCTTCCACGTCGACATGGACGCGTTCTTCGTCTCCGTTGAAGAGCTCTTCGACCCCTCTCTGGTCGGCAAGCCAGTGGTGGTGGGAGGGAAGGGGGACCAGCGAGGCGTTGTCTCCGCAGCCAGTTATGAGGCGCGCAAGTATGGACTCCATTCGGCGATGCCACTCCGCACCGCCTATCAACTTTGTCCGCATGCCATCTTCATCGACGGCCAGATGCATCGCTACCGTGAGTATTCCGACAAGGTGGAGGCGGTGCTACGCGATTTCTCTCCGCTGGTGGAAATGGCTTCGATCGACGAAGCCTATCTCGATATGACCGGGTGTGAGCGGCTTTGGGGACCGCCGCTCCAGGCGGCGCACCGGCTTCACGAACGGATCCACGCAGCGACCGGACTCAATTCCTCCATCGGTGTGGCGAATAGCAGACTTGTTGCCAAAATCAGCTCCGACCAGGCGAAACGCAACGGCGTTCTATGGATTCTTCCTGGGACCGAAGCGCAGTGGCTGGCCCCGCTTGAAGTGAAGCGGATTCCCGGGGTCGGGAAAGTGACGGAAAAGCAGCTTGCCGAGATCGGAATTCGACGCATTGGTGATCTGGCGGCGTTGAACGAGGGCTTTCTGGAAAAGCGCTTTGGCAAGTGGGGCCTTGCGCTGGCTGGAAAGGCGCAAGGTCAGGATGCCGGAGGCTGGTTCGATGCGGTGATCGGCGTCGAGGAGGCCCCCAAGTCCATCAGCCACGAACACACCTTCCATGAAGACACGGTCGATCTCGACCTTCTGCGCGCCACGCTGGTCCGGCTGGTCGAAAAGGTGATGAAACGGCTGCGAGAGCACCGGCTCCATGCGCGTACGGTGCAACTGAAGCTTCGCTTTGCGGGCTTTGAAACGATTACGCGGGCGAAATCTCTCGGAGACTCTACCGACATCGATCGCGATGTGGTGGAACCGATTCTGGGGCTATTTACGCACAACTGGCCTGCCGGACGTCCGGTGCGCCTGCTGGGCGTGCAGGTCTCTCAGTTGACCGACCAGTTGCCGCACCCCAACCTGCTCACCGGCGAGGAAGACCGCAAATGGCGCGGCGCACTGCAGGCAGCTGACAAGCTCAAAGATAAATATGGTGAGGGCACCCTGCATCTGGGGGGCGCGCTCAAGGGCATCTACCGCGACCGCGTTCACGAAGCGGCGCCGAAGTCACCGCCTAAGAAGTAGCGAGTAGCGCCTCGACGGCGGCCCAGTCGCTTCCGGCGCCGAAATTGGCCATTTTCAAGCTGGGATCGATATTCTTCACTAGTCCGCAAAGTACCTTTCCGGCGCCGATCTCAATGCCATGGGTTACCCCTTCGGCGGTGAGCACGCGTACCGAATCTGTCCAGCGGACCGGATTGGGAATCTGCTCCAACAGACCTCGCCGGGCTTCAGCGCCATCGGTGACGACGGCGGCCCGCCAGTTGTTGACCAGCGGTACGGTGAGATTGCGGAACTCCGTTGCGTCCAGGTCCGGCCGTAGGGCATCTTGGGCGGGCTTCATCAGCGGGCAATGGAAGGGGGCACTGACGGGCAGCGCGACGCAGCGCTTGGCGCCGGCGGCTTTGGCCAGTTCCATGGCGCGTTCCACTGCGCCTTTGTGACCGGCGATGACAATCTGGTCGGGAGAATTCAGATTCGCCGCCGTCACCACTTCGCCTTGGGCTGCTTCTGCCAGTACTGCATCCAAAGCTTCGATCGGTAGCTTCAAGATGGCAGCCATAGCCCCGACTCCGGCTGGGACGGCCTGCTGCATATCCTGTCCACGCTTGCGAACCAGGCGGAGCGCCGCGGCAAAATCGAGACTCCAGGCGGCGACCAGCGCAGAGTACTCGCCCAGGCTATGGCCCGCAACATAGGCGGGAGTGGGCGCGCCCAGGCTACGCAGAACACGCAATGCGGCCACGCTGGTGGCTACCAGGGCGGGTTGGGTGTTTTCGGTGCGCTTCAAATCCTCTTCCGGCCCCTCAAAACAAAGAGTGGACAACGGGAAGCCGAGG
This window encodes:
- a CDS encoding DUF1385 domain-containing protein; translation: MNWKFFWRLNAHVQLAPILESGEETLIGGQAVMEGVMMRAPHSYCVSVRKANGEIVSETAPLAKVSDKYPIFKLPVLRGLGTLGQAMSLGMKALKFSADVQLADEEAKKQPLASSGEAKEKKPTEIPAWAMAGQLAFSLIFFIVLYKFVPLWLTEQLKTQYPVLEGRILFNLVDGLIRIAIFLAFLYGISRAKDIRRVFQYHGAEHKVVFNYESGQPVTVANAQSFVTFHPRCGTSFLIVVMLISMVLYMFLPFDTMLGKFLARIALLPVVAGLSYELIRFAAKNKGSLLTILAAPGLWLQRITTQPPDDGQAEIAIHALQGAMELEKSQGGPLVIA
- the prmC gene encoding peptide chain release factor N(5)-glutamine methyltransferase, which produces MSTELTIGKALMQGIALLTEEKIEPPRLTAELLLMHALRKERVFLFSHSGDPLPELAWIHYGRYLHERIAGKPVQYIIGKQEFFYRDFKVRPGVLIPRPETEHLIERILALPKPLGRIADAGSGSGAICVTLAAELRQAVVGIDRSPIALAVTQENAATHRANVPLVQSDWLSAIAPASLDILVSNPPYIAETDKPTLQREVRDHEPELALFAGADGQDAYRILERQSRKVLKPKGRIVLEIGSITTREIFADWSAIEIQNDLAGRPCLLTAIRP
- the dinB gene encoding DNA polymerase IV, whose product is MKTIFHVDMDAFFVSVEELFDPSLVGKPVVVGGKGDQRGVVSAASYEARKYGLHSAMPLRTAYQLCPHAIFIDGQMHRYREYSDKVEAVLRDFSPLVEMASIDEAYLDMTGCERLWGPPLQAAHRLHERIHAATGLNSSIGVANSRLVAKISSDQAKRNGVLWILPGTEAQWLAPLEVKRIPGVGKVTEKQLAEIGIRRIGDLAALNEGFLEKRFGKWGLALAGKAQGQDAGGWFDAVIGVEEAPKSISHEHTFHEDTVDLDLLRATLVRLVEKVMKRLREHRLHARTVQLKLRFAGFETITRAKSLGDSTDIDRDVVEPILGLFTHNWPAGRPVRLLGVQVSQLTDQLPHPNLLTGEEDRKWRGALQAADKLKDKYGEGTLHLGGALKGIYRDRVHEAAPKSPPKK
- the prfA gene encoding peptide chain release factor 1 produces the protein MAIIPIDKLNEIEQHFEQLNADMANPEVIADSERYRKTTKTVSELGDVVEVFRRYKDLKSRFDGARSMLSETDADLVEMARMEIAEVEPEIAKAEEELQLLLVPKDPNDFKDVVLEIRAGAGGDEASLFAAEVFRMYTRYAELVGWKVEVLDVSESGAGGYKDVSAIISGKKVYSVMKYEGGVHRVQRVPATEAQGRIHTSTITVAVLPEADEVEVHIEQKDLRVDTFCSSGPGGQSVNTTYSAVRLTHIPTGVVVSMQDEKSQIKNREKAMRVLRSRLYELEMEKQSAALSSERKSMVGSGDRSEKIRTYNFKENRVTDHRIGLTIHQLDQVMEGKLDPFISALTAHYNAEKLKSVD
- the fabD gene encoding ACP S-malonyltransferase, with the protein product MKIAFLFPGQGSQFAGMGAELAKEFAIARETFAEADEALGFPLSTLCFEGPEEDLKRTENTQPALVATSVAALRVLRSLGAPTPAYVAGHSLGEYSALVAAWSLDFAAALRLVRKRGQDMQQAVPAGVGAMAAILKLPIEALDAVLAEAAQGEVVTAANLNSPDQIVIAGHKGAVERAMELAKAAGAKRCVALPVSAPFHCPLMKPAQDALRPDLDATEFRNLTVPLVNNWRAAVVTDGAEARRGLLEQIPNPVRWTDSVRVLTAEGVTHGIEIGAGKVLCGLVKNIDPSLKMANFGAGSDWAAVEALLATS